A genome region from Streptomyces sp. NBC_01296 includes the following:
- a CDS encoding excisionase family DNA-binding protein — protein sequence MNERYLSVVQVAELLGTTVRFPRRLVEERRITYVKVGRHVRIPESAVYAFIAANTFEPRRRGLVAA from the coding sequence ATGAATGAGCGGTACCTGTCCGTCGTCCAGGTCGCCGAGCTCCTCGGGACCACCGTGAGGTTTCCTCGCAGGCTGGTCGAGGAGCGGCGGATCACCTATGTGAAGGTCGGGCGGCACGTCCGGATACCCGAGAGCGCCGTGTACGCGTTCATCGCCGCCAATACCTTCGAGCCGCGTCGACGTGGGCTGGTGGCTGCCTGA
- a CDS encoding tyrosine-type recombinase/integrase — protein sequence MRRGDWQDPAAGKVAFGPYAVAWIKERELTSTTRQLYGSLLKHHLEPVLGAVNLAEISPPLVRSWRADKLAAGTGPTTVAKAYALLRAILGTAVSDELIRRNPCQVKGASSVHTPERPTATVKEVYDLADAVQPRFRALVLMAGFLGLRWGELIGLHRRDIDVEHGTVRVRRAVAELGNGQREIKAPKSAAGKRTVSIPGVILPDIREHLKLYAEAGVDGRVFIGAKGATPRRNHFSRLWQKACREAGIKGLHFHDLRHTGNTLAASTGASTRELMTRMGHSTARAALIYQHASADRDRLIADALSGLVKKGRKAAKGTKEDPQRKGHAGGTPS from the coding sequence ATGCGCCGTGGCGACTGGCAGGATCCGGCCGCCGGGAAGGTTGCCTTCGGGCCGTACGCCGTCGCGTGGATCAAAGAGCGCGAGCTGACCAGCACCACGCGGCAGCTCTACGGCTCGCTCCTCAAGCACCACCTGGAGCCGGTCCTCGGCGCCGTCAACCTGGCGGAGATCTCGCCGCCGCTCGTACGGAGCTGGCGTGCCGACAAGCTGGCCGCCGGCACCGGCCCCACCACCGTGGCCAAGGCCTACGCCCTGCTCCGGGCCATCCTGGGGACTGCCGTGTCCGACGAGCTGATCCGGCGGAACCCCTGTCAGGTCAAGGGAGCCAGCAGCGTCCACACTCCTGAGCGGCCGACCGCCACGGTCAAGGAGGTCTACGACCTGGCCGATGCGGTTCAGCCGCGCTTTCGGGCCCTCGTGCTCATGGCGGGATTCCTCGGACTGCGCTGGGGCGAGTTGATCGGGCTGCATCGGCGGGACATCGATGTGGAGCACGGCACCGTGCGCGTGCGGCGGGCCGTCGCCGAGCTGGGCAACGGGCAGCGGGAGATCAAGGCGCCGAAGAGTGCCGCAGGTAAGAGGACCGTCTCCATCCCCGGCGTGATCCTTCCGGATATTCGCGAGCACCTGAAGCTGTACGCCGAGGCCGGCGTCGACGGGCGCGTCTTCATCGGGGCCAAGGGGGCGACGCCGCGCCGGAATCATTTCAGCCGGCTGTGGCAGAAGGCCTGCCGTGAGGCGGGGATCAAGGGGCTGCACTTCCATGATCTTCGGCACACAGGCAACACGCTCGCCGCGTCAACGGGGGCCAGCACGCGGGAGTTGATGACGCGCATGGGCCACAGCACCGCCCGCGCCGCGCTGATCTATCAGCACGCCAGCGCCGACCGGGACCGGTTGATCGCCGACGCGCTGAGCGGGCTCGTGAAGAAGGGCCGCAAGGCCGCCAAGGGCACGAAAGAAGATCCACAGCGCAAGGGGCACGCAGGGGGCACGCCGAGCTGA